agaagagaagagaagagaagagaagagaagagaagagaagagaagagaagagtagagaagaaagaggagaaggagaggagaaagatgaGAAACAGGCCTGGTTAACTATTTGCGAGGGCCTGGGAACAGACATGGTTTTGGTTCCGTCTTCATATTAGCAACCAAATAAATGTCTGGCAGAATCCCTGCAGCTAAAGAATAAATGCCAGGAGTAGTCTCAGGGGTGATTTTTAGCACTTCGACACAAGCTATGAACCACACTACATCTCTTCTTGAGAGTCAGGTCCCCTGCAGGATTTATTTCTGCGTCAAGGAAGATTACAGCTAATAGGATTTGCCTCTTGGAGGCTCTTAGTATGTTTGGTGCAAACCCTGGTCATTGCTTTCTTAAAGGAGAATATGGACCCTATTTGTcgcatttttcttcttcttctggcCTTCCACAGGATAAACTCATCTGTTTCATCTTGTGTCACAGGATGCTCTTGTTCTCAAGACAGCTTTGGAAGGTAAGAACAGTAGTTACCGTAGTCGTAGCACCAGCAAAGTAGCTCAGAGAGTCTCAGTATATATTGGCTGATGATGTGagcaccaaaaccaaacagatggCTGCATGGTATGCCTCCTCTAATATTTCAATAGTACTAGTTTGAGCACAGAATGAGATTTCTCTGACTGCCCTGAGATATGTAGTTGCATATGTAGcaatttttattactttattgtATTCTTTGTGGGAAAATGGGTGTAAAACCCAGGGAAGGATGTATGAATGCCTTATGCATGCCATGTATACAATGACTTATAATGATGCAAGTGCTTGCAGACCTGTATATggaactggttttttttttttttttgctatgaaCATGGTGTGCAACCTGGAGAATTTTCTGGTTTACTTCCTTAGGAGTTTGCTCTGCATGTCTGCACTGCTGAGGCAGATCCCTGCAAACATCCCTCAGGACATCCGGAAAATTAGAATAGAAAATTCTCACCTAACAGAATTGCCTCGCGGGTCTTTTGAGAATGTTAGTGCCTTGGAGTATCTCTGGCTCAATTTTAACAACATCACGGTGATGCACATCAAGAGCCTGGAATATCTGCCAGCTCTGAAGGAGCTACGCTTGCAAGGGAACAAATTAAGTTCGGTGCCATGGACAGCATTTCAAGACACCCCAGCTCTGAAAATCCTGGATCTGAAGCACAACCGGCTGGAtgtccttccagaaaatgcGCTCCGCTATCTGCCCAACCTGACCTATTTAGATCTATCCTCAAATCAGCTTACTGTTGTATCCAGGGATGTCTTCTACAGCTGGCCTGTCTACCAGAGAAGCCAGAGGGCGGGTGGGCAGATAGAAGCTATTTCCAATGCAGTCCTGGCCCTTCATGACAACCCCTGGATTTGCGACTGTCGCCTACGGGGATTTGTCCAGTTTATCAAGTCGGTTGGCCCACCTATTATTCTGATGAATTCCTATTTAACATGCTCAAGGCCAAAATTCAGGGCAGGGAAGTTTTTTCATGAAGTGGAGCTCAACAGCTGCATGAAGCCCCTGACCTCAGCCCTTGACACCAACCTGACAGTCCCGGTGGGGCTGAACATCACCCTGACCTGCTTTGTGCAAGGCAGCCCTTCCCCGGCTGTCTGGTGGACATACGCACTCAAACTTTTAAGGGCATTCAACGGTAAGtaaagcctctttttttttttaaaaaaaaattatttttattaaaaattcatgTTCTGATAGTCTACTTACATAAGTATTCAGCCCACAACAGTCACACCAGCTCTCAGTCCCTTTAGAGCATCACAGTTATTGTGGTGGAATAATCCAAATAATCTCACTCATCCTACATGTTTAAGAGCATCTGACCAGCATGAGAAGAGCTGCATCATGCAGGATATCAGTCAAAGATGAAAGGAGCACAGCCTCATttttacacaattatttttatttagtaataGCTCTTCTATCATGACACATGATGTAAGAACTACTAATAACACATCAGTATACATATTAGTTATCTAGGTATATTAattcatatatatttacattataATATTATGTActacatatatatgcacacactcTCTATATAATTATATTTGTACATACATGTGTTTGTAGgagcatgcacacacatacacacttgTATACTTCTGTACTATTCCCATATGTTTTCTCAAGAAATACCCACACAACcacaaaatcctgcagccctctTGCTTCTGTCCATTCATGTTCTACAACAAAAACAATAGGTGGCATTGTCCATAAACTTTGCTTATTTATAGTTATTATTGAGGGTCTCTTAATATGaggctttttctgcttcctcccCATCCAGCTCAGCTCCTACACTCAGCTGAcctcacatttatttttactaagAGCCTTCAATAGGACAAGTTGCTATTTTCATCAGGTAAGCTTGTAACGCACATGGGCACTGCACAGGTTCTATGTGTTCCTAATAAGGCAGCCAGCTAAATAAGATAGCATTAGCCCTTAATCCTGGACTGATATTCGCTTTAAATGCAGCATTGTAGCAGCACTTGTGCATCTTGCCACAAGCACATGCTGCATTAAGTACACACAGGTTTTTCTCAACCACAGCCATACGCCTCTGTTTAGGTGGGTGAAAGGCGTTTCTGTACTGTTCTTAAAGCTGTATCTCACTTCCAGCCTAATGCTTCCTGGCTCCACATGCCTCTTTCGGCCTGAGCCTCTTAAGCCTGACATTCTTCTGCCCGCAGTGTCCACCGAGCCCATCAGCGAGGAGACCGTCCGCTCAGAGCTGCTGATCCCGGCAGCACGGCCAGGGGACGCCGGCATCTACACCTGCACGGCTGCCAACTTCTTGGGCAACACCTCAGTGGCCATCACCCTCCACGTGGGAGCCTCGTGGGCACCCACCACCCCCTCGGCCTGGGCCCCCATCGGCCCTGCTGAGCCAGGCGCGCACGTAGAAGTGCGCATCGCCAAGCAGACAGTCTACGGCATCACCCTGGAGtggtttgcagcagcagctgcagcagcagatccAGGTGAGACCTGGTACACACTCCTGGTAGGCCGCTACGATGCCGCCCAGAAGGACACCATCTACATTGGCCCTGGCGTCAACACCTACTCGGTGACCAACCTGCTGCCCGCCACCAAGTACGAGGTCTGCGTGGCCGTGCGCAACCAAGCGCCCCGCAAGGGCCAGTGCGTTGTCTTTGTCACGGGCAATGACGTCAGCCAGCTGGAGCAGCGTGAGAAGCTCATCCACATCATCGTCATCGTCTGCGCCATGGTGCTGGCCGTGCCTGCTGGCATGTATGCCTGCACGGCTGAGGCTCGCCCCGGCTGCCTGGCCCGCTGCTCCGGCGCCTGTCCCCGCCGGCGCCGCGGCGGCCAGGCacaggctgctggcagcaagGAGAGTACACTGGACAGCCTGCCCGCCGGCAGCGAGGACGGGCTCTGCCGCCACGAGGGCGGCCGTAGCGCCCGCCAGGCCCCGGCCCGTGAGGAGCCTGGCAAGACCCGGCCACCCCACAGGAACAGCGCTGACCTCTACTAGCCCGGCTGCAGCTGACCTTGAGCCTTGCTATGTGCTGGTTTCCTTAAAGGACCATGCAAGGAAGGCTCCTGGCTGCAAAGACTCGGGGCACAGCAGGGAGCACAACCAGGATTCGCAGCAGgcttggggagccctgggaatgGGGGTGCCCAGGCCGTGTGGTTGCAGGGTGTGCAGCTGTGCTCCCGCATCCCCcaggctgccccacagcactgtCATGGAGCAACGCACACaaatacacaagaaaacaagcattaacaaaaaaacccccaccaaaccaaaaccaatagCAAGGCATGTAGCAAAAGGCCAAAGGTCTCCCCATGCTGACATGCACAGGTGTGTCTTTATCTCACTCAGCGAGGGGAGGCAGGTGAGGAGGGACCTTTTACTTGTCCAACCATATCTTAGAGGACCGTTTTAGCTTCACACTAACACAccccttctctctttctctctcgaAGACTAACGcacgcatacacacacacacacgtgcacgcacacacacatctAGCACCTATTGCCACACAAGTGTTGTGTTAATatgctattttaaaagttacGAACAAGAGCTGTGGAAAAATGAACAGTTAGTCTTCTGCAGGCAAACACTCAAgtgctgttttctcttccaCCCTCCTCACCACTTGTCTCTTTCCCAGGATGGTGCAATGGCTGCAGGATGACACAGAAGGTACAGGGACACTTGACATGAACCAGGCAGGAGGGATAAGtggctgggggaggagggggtggtGGAGCCAGTGTTTGTGAGCCAAAGGTGCAAGCCAGGCACCTACCCCAAATGCAGATTGGCCACCTGcccatcctgctgctttgcAACCAAAGCTTGCCTCCTTTCTAGAGGCAAAAAGCCCACAAAATGCATGTAAAAGCAAACAGCCCCTACTCACCAAGCAGCTCATGCTGTGTTCCTCAGGTGTCTGACAACAtgtgacttattttttttctttttttagcctCATACTTTGCAGCACAACCAAAGCATGTAGCCAATAGACCTGCAGCCCTTCTCCTATGTGTTGTTATAGTCcacctcaaaaagaaaaaagttagaGTAGAAACCTCAGCTGCAAGCAGAGATAAAGCCTAATGCGAGCTTCACTATGTGGCAGTTCAGCTTTCTAGTTGTATTTTGTTGGGGGTgggggagtttttttgtttgttttggtttttttttcctttttttccgCGAGTGTTTTCTGTGCCGTGTCTCCTCAGGCCCCACGTTTcctcccccagcacctcctgctgtAACTGCACAGCTTTTGAACAGAGACCTGTTTTGTCAATGCTGACTTGGTGTTATACTTCAAGGGAGTTCCTAATCTTGTCACTCTTTTAGTGTCCAAGTAATAAACCTTGCGGATTTTCAGAATATGCAGATATCCTCTGCTTCATTTCTATTCCTGTGCAGttaaaaattgcaaagaaaCCAGAATGCCAAGGAGCTCCAGGGttcagcagcagggacaggggatCTGGAGTGGAGAGGAAGGGGCAGAAGCAGCTGGCCAAGTGAAGAGACATCTGAGTTCTGGAGAAACTCCTGGGGAGATGGTGCATACAGGCTCAGGCTGGCTGAGGACCAGCACAGGGCTGTGTACAAGGGCTAGCGAAAAGCAAACCAGTGCCTGTAACTGGCCTTCTCCCACCCCAGTCAACATggaggaacaacagaaaagtgaGACTGTAGAGAGAGCTGCTGAATCACAGTAAGAAAACAGCCACGGAAAGACAGAACATCCCATCTACATGTGTAGAAAGTTCATAATAAATCATGTACCCAGTGAGCATTGGCATCAAACTAAACCTGCCACCTTGCCAGGGGCCATTTTGTCATCCTGGAAAGCAGTTGGGCTGCCTGTGCTTGTGCAGTCACATAACAAGCAATGACAGGGCACCACTGCCAGCAGAAGCACACCATGCAGAGAATTACctttttcaggtttatttataaaaaaacccccaacaacctGAATTTGATATACAGAGTAACTGGAAAAAAGTTTCACAACATAGTAATAAAACATCTTTATTCCCTCTTAAATATAATCTCTAAGACTGTAAGCCTATAATTCCTGTTAAATCTCACTTAACTAAATGGTCTTTATAGGCTTTCATCATTGGAGAATGAACATCAAATACTGGCTTCAATACATGGGGAAAACAGGAGTACAGGGAATAAATCACAAACTTTTGGTACCTCGGGAAACATTGCAGAACCTGGTGGAGACACAACCAGCAGCAGGCGCGTGCTCGTGCAGGCACCAggaatggggctgggggctgcatgTCCCCTCCATCTCACTGGCTCATGGCCAGAGGACAAGGATGAGGTGACTACAAACAACACGAGGCCCTGGACTTCATGCCatgcagccccaggaggagggGTAAGCAAGAGAACAGTGGAGGAAACAAGagatgcagcaggagcagctctgggagcagcGCTGCTGCCATGTCCCCCAGCTGGGACCCTGCTGTGGCTCTTGGCTACAGCTCCTGGCTCAGCCTGTGGGTGACATGAGCCATGATCTGACTTCTAGGTGGATTGAAATGAAGTTAAAAACCACAATATTTTTCCCATAAACAGTTAACTTCTCATTCTACCTCCTATCCCCTAAGCTGATGAGATCCTGCTGCAAAGGGAATTAGACCAGCTAATGGGGTGAGGGATGAACAGCTCCTGAAGGCAAGGTCTGCTGGTCCAGCTGAAATGACAGCTAGAGAAGAGTCTATGACCCCCTTGAAATAAGAGGGTTCTGTCCTGTAGGGTTTGCTCCCCATCTTGATGTTCATGGTGCTGACCCATGACAGCACAGCTGCCCACTGGGACCAGGGCTCAGCCAGAGGGTGCAgggtgctgctccccagccagcccagTACATGCTGCCTTTCTCCCCAGGGGATGTGAAACAGCCAGGCCCAGCTGAAAAATATCTCCTCAGAAACTAACATGAGGGAGAAACTGTGGGGTAGGATCCAGTGAAAAAAAGTGCTTTGCCTTCGGTGcctttttgcaagaaaaaaaagtgtctgcTGCCCTCCAAGTCCCCTCCCCACCCTTAACTGTTGCATAATTCTCTCAAAAATACTGACAGgacaaagcagaatattttatggAAATGTCCTCACGAGTCCCTGGAGAAAGCCCGCAGAAGTGAAGAAATGCATTCCCCATCACCTCCTGCTAGCAGTGTACAAAACCGAGTGATCTTTCCAGACACTTCACTGACCAACATATGCAACTTTCCAGCACTTACCTATATTTTTCACTTAtcatttttctcttggttttaccttgtcttccctgctgctttAATCATGGCCTTCTCCTGCGAGCCCCCCCTTCTTTAAGGGACGTGGTGTCAGAAGGAGGCCGTATCAAGCGAGCTTTGGTATTGAACTTCTGCACTCCAGTCTTGCTCCAGCTGGTCTAGGGAAGGCTGAGGTGACCTCCCATTCCCTGATTAGCAGGCAAGTCCAGAGCAGAAGCAAAGCACAGCATCATGTCAATATGCTCTGGCAAAACACAGCATAAGCtgtagaaaaaatgaagaacttCTGCAAGCCTGCACTCTTACCTTGTGGGAATGAAGGTGCTCAGGCCATGAGCATACCGCTCCGCCAGCTGTTGCCAAGCATGTCATGCCCTGAGGACACCAGGTACCACTAAGGACAGCAGGTACCAGCTACATGCTACCCTTTTGCAGTGTGCAGAGTCACTGCTGTAGGAAACCTGCACATCGACTCAATGCTGGTGCCACAGCCTGGCCAACATCTTCAAAAGTGGGTCTGGGATTTAAAGTGATGGGTTTCTGAACACCTGAAACCCACCTGCCAGATCAGGTCAGAAGTGGCATCCTCCAGTGCCTTGGCTGCTGAGCGCCTTGTTAAAAAAACGGGACTCTGGTTAGGGACCTCCAAAACAGGAGCAACCTGAACCCCGTTCACTTGGGGAGTCTGTGGCCAGCGCAAAGGTGCTCAGCACCTTGGTCAGATGTCTGCAGGGAGGGACCAGCACTGGGACACAAGATGAAGGAACTGCAGTCACAACAGGGCATGGAGCACAGCATTTGCTATGAGTGGGGGGACTCTGTACCATGTAATACTTGGAGAAGGTGAGGGATGGCTATCACAGCGAGAAGCTGCTCTCAGTTCACAGAGTGCTGACAGACACGAGGAAGACCACAGCACATAAATATATCCATGCACAGCTGCAGCCCGCAGTCTCTGGGGGCTGCCAAGGGCACCTAGATGTGGGGCTCACCAATAGCTGCGTTCCTCTTCTCAAACTTCATTTTGAGCTCTGACACAAGGGCGTTGTGAGCACTGCCATGACCTCTCTTCTTCAGCTGCTTGTTTATAAACTTGGGAGTGAGGGAGCCGGACACAGTTGGCACCCGCCACCCTGGGGCATCTTCCCTGGGAGCCGGGATGGGGGGCGGCGGGGGTGAGGGGGCGGTCGGTGGCATGGGGGCAGCCTGgatgttgttgttgctgttctcGTTGTGTAGGCTCTTGGCGTCATCCTCAACGACAAACTTCTCTGCAGCATTGCTGGGCCTCTTGAACCTCAGCCACTCCATCCTGACTGTCCGGGACTGTGGGGTCTGTCTCTTTTTTATGATCCTTCTTACCGGCATGATTTTGTTGGACCGCTTATTGCGCCAGAACATGGCAGTAGAGATCATGATAGTTATCAGCACCATTATGCCCATGACACCAGCTAGCACTCCTAAGGCTTTCATGGGGTTATCTTTAGTTTGCATCAAAAAGGCGGCCATAGGCCCTTTGTGAAGAGTCTGTAAAAGagtacaaagaaaacacatgacTTACTCTATGGGACAGACAGTGACTCAGAACTTTCATTTGTCCAAAATATGTTAACAAGCAGGGCTGACTAATGGAAGttgtctcttaaaaaaaatgagagtcAAAGAGCCAGTCCAGGTTTGGAGAATTTGGATGGGGCAGGCGACTGAGTAAGCAGCATAGTATTGTGAGATGGACAACTGTCAAACACAAAATATAAGCCAAATATTACTGCCAAATTAGGGCGGATTCCTGTGTGTTACCATAGTGTTTGTTTAACTTGCAAGAACAGAGCAAGAAAATAACTGGCTCCAGGATCTGCAGCTGTATTCTTGTACTACATTTTAGAGTTAATTTCTTAGGAATAATAGTGTTCAACCCAAACAGTTTATGACTAGAAAATGATCTTTCAAAAACAGTTGCAGGTGATACGGTGATGCAGTTTATAGGACTATTACTAAGCATGGCATTAAAAAGACTATGAGAAAACGTCACTTTATAAAATTACAGTGTAGAAATGAGTAGCTAGCAGGTCTGTGCTGCATTCTGTTTTCAAGTACTCTTTTACAGACATAACAAAACTCTTTGAGGTAGGGTTCATGAGTAGAGCTAAAGAGCtttgtttttagaaatgaaataacCAGTAACGGAAGCTACATATGGCATATTAAGGACAAATGAATGGCCAGTTCACTTTGCAGCTTAGCACACTGTGCGTCTTGGACGTCCCCGTATAATTTTGCGGATTTTGCCCTGTGGATGGAGTCTGGATCTTTTCACACTTTTCCAGTACATGATGGTGGAGATCACCATTGTTACAGAAATGGTGGAAAGGACGCCACTCATGCAAATTCCAAATATTGTCCATGGACGCTTCTTGAGGCCTAAAAGATAGGATTTTACCCTGTTCTTGATCTGGAAATAtcaaaaataagagaaatggTCAACCCTCACATAGTTATATTTGAAATAGGCCAGTATCTATTGTAAATACAACTACAGAACTAGGGCAAAATGTGTACAGGATAGAAAGCATGTAAAATAAAGGGAGCTAAGTGTTGAACTAGgcacaggagaggagacagTTGCAATAACATGGAGCTTAATCCAGAAACACTAAAAGAAGTTTGGAAGCACGTATAAACACTTGGCTGAACAGGAACAAATGGTATCAGCGCAGCACACAGATCATGCTTATTCATGGCATGGCAGTCAAGCTTTGGACTACATTTCCAAGAGAAGTTCATAATGAATACAAGCTCCTGCAAGGGTCTCAGTGTTGTGCAAGGCCAGGAGTTCATTCAGAAATGGCACATTCATGAGCAAGTTTGTTTACCAAGAGCTGGTCATAAAGCTACGTGCGGCTGTGGAGAGACAAGGCTACCCACCGTGCCTCACTCCTCTGACCTTGACTCCAGGAGGGAATCGTCACCCAAACTTTGCATGTCTAGTAACAGGTTATCTGCGTTTTTAGTCAGTGGTCTAAGCTCCCAGCTTTTAGTCAATGGGGACAAAACGACACCTCCAGAGTAGCAGTCACTACATGTTAAAATAGGTATCAAAGATAGTGAGTATCAGAAGAGCCTTGTGACTAGCTTGGACTTGAACCTCTGACTTTTAGACATTTAAAGTAAGATCAGATGGATTTCCCTGTATGACTCTACACTAGGATGCTCATATCTTTACCCTCCCCAGTCTGTGGAGGGAGATGACTA
The genomic region above belongs to Caloenas nicobarica isolate bCalNic1 chromosome 7, bCalNic1.hap1, whole genome shotgun sequence and contains:
- the LRIT2 gene encoding leucine-rich repeat, immunoglobulin-like domain and transmembrane domain-containing protein 2 codes for the protein MSALLRQIPANIPQDIRKIRIENSHLTELPRGSFENVSALEYLWLNFNNITVMHIKSLEYLPALKELRLQGNKLSSVPWTAFQDTPALKILDLKHNRLDVLPENALRYLPNLTYLDLSSNQLTVVSRDVFYSWPVYQRSQRAGGQIEAISNAVLALHDNPWICDCRLRGFVQFIKSVGPPIILMNSYLTCSRPKFRAGKFFHEVELNSCMKPLTSALDTNLTVPVGLNITLTCFVQGSPSPAVWWTYALKLLRAFNVSTEPISEETVRSELLIPAARPGDAGIYTCTAANFLGNTSVAITLHVGASWAPTTPSAWAPIGPAEPGAHVEVRIAKQTVYGITLEWFAAAAAAADPGETWYTLLVGRYDAAQKDTIYIGPGVNTYSVTNLLPATKYEVCVAVRNQAPRKGQCVVFVTGNDVSQLEQREKLIHIIVIVCAMVLAVPAGMYACTAEARPGCLARCSGACPRRRRGGQAQAAGSKESTLDSLPAGSEDGLCRHEGGRSARQAPAREEPGKTRPPHRNSADLY